In Paenibacillus sp. FSL M7-0420, a single genomic region encodes these proteins:
- a CDS encoding DUF6509 family protein, with the protein MLTFTSYTVENVRDPFNILSGKRYEFVVNIDVPEDDELYVENGVSARVIVKVEEEQTSIVSYDLLETSSGQLLDFDMEEDEEAALLQFCSEHVPA; encoded by the coding sequence TTGTTGACATTTACAAGCTACACCGTGGAGAACGTAAGAGATCCATTTAATATCCTAAGCGGCAAGCGATATGAGTTCGTCGTGAATATTGATGTGCCGGAGGATGATGAGCTGTACGTGGAGAACGGCGTGTCCGCCCGCGTGATTGTCAAAGTGGAAGAGGAGCAGACAAGCATTGTCAGCTACGATCTGCTGGAGACCTCGTCAGGCCAGCTGCTCGATTTCGATATGGAAGAAGATGAGGAAGCCGCGCTGCTTCAGTTCTGTTCGGAGCATGTTCCTGCATAG
- a CDS encoding MarR family winged helix-turn-helix transcriptional regulator: MADEQKDKHLEALNQELITLIRLGSLDKKHGGLDRSSYTLLHHLSIHDKVGVKALAEQFGLDTSTISRQTSVLEAKNYVERVPDPQDGRSSYFQLTALGAQTFAEARDIRLARYGEIFGNWSPEDCGLFSGLLARLNRTLQQK, encoded by the coding sequence ATGGCTGATGAACAGAAGGATAAGCACCTCGAAGCCCTGAACCAGGAGCTGATCACGCTGATCCGCCTCGGCTCGCTGGATAAGAAGCATGGCGGGCTGGACCGCTCCTCGTATACCCTGCTCCACCATTTGTCGATACACGACAAGGTAGGCGTTAAGGCGCTTGCCGAACAATTCGGCCTCGACACCTCTACCATCAGCAGGCAGACAAGTGTCCTGGAGGCGAAGAACTATGTGGAGCGGGTGCCTGATCCGCAGGATGGGCGCTCCAGCTATTTTCAGCTTACTGCGCTTGGTGCACAGACCTTCGCCGAGGCCCGGGACATCCGGCTTGCGCGCTACGGGGAGATCTTCGGGAATTGGTCCCCGGAGGACTGCGGACTCTTCAGCGGACTGCTCGCCCGGCTCAACCGCACCCTGCAGCAAAAATAG
- a CDS encoding VOC family protein, whose product MNSEFQIKGIGQISIRVHDMEAATRFYQDTLGLNLLFQIPNMTFLECNGIQLVLSIAEDPRFDHPSSVFYFQVDNIHASYETLVERNVHFLDKPHKVAEMGQTATWMTFFQDPDQNVHALMSEVPVS is encoded by the coding sequence ATGAATTCAGAATTTCAAATCAAAGGCATCGGGCAAATATCCATTCGGGTACATGACATGGAAGCTGCCACCCGGTTCTATCAAGATACCCTAGGCCTAAACCTTTTATTTCAGATCCCAAACATGACTTTTCTGGAGTGTAACGGAATTCAGCTGGTCTTGAGTATTGCCGAAGACCCGCGGTTCGATCATCCCAGCTCGGTGTTCTATTTCCAAGTTGACAATATTCACGCATCGTACGAAACGTTGGTCGAGCGGAATGTACATTTTCTGGACAAGCCGCATAAAGTCGCTGAGATGGGTCAAACCGCTACCTGGATGACGTTCTTTCAGGACCCCGATCAGAATGTACATGCCTTGATGAGCGAAGTACCTGTGTCTTAA
- a CDS encoding nucleotide excision repair endonuclease: protein MISITIPSPEVIIYKQANPELSHINGFTDFHLITREAGGIFMFYNDQDELLFVGKARKLRPRIKKHFEDNVSVMKLHRDEVTRIEVCLVEDPVDREIYETYIVNKLRAKYNVEKVLYK, encoded by the coding sequence ATGATCAGCATTACCATTCCGTCACCGGAAGTTATTATTTACAAGCAAGCTAACCCTGAGCTGAGCCATATTAACGGATTCACCGATTTCCACCTGATTACCCGCGAAGCCGGCGGCATCTTCATGTTCTACAATGATCAGGACGAGCTGTTGTTTGTGGGCAAGGCCCGCAAGCTGAGACCGCGGATCAAGAAGCATTTCGAGGATAATGTATCCGTGATGAAGCTCCACCGCGATGAGGTCACCCGCATCGAAGTCTGCCTCGTCGAAGATCCGGTGGACAGAGAGATTTATGAGACCTACATCGTGAACAAGCTTCGCGCGAAGTACAATGTCGAGAAGGTTCTGTATAAATAA
- a CDS encoding MDR family MFS transporter: MSSPAAKHSSFWLIILAIFFGNFMAILSTTTINVAFPVFLNDFHAGISTVQWMITGYLLATGVIAPVVGYFGDKWSYKVLYVFALSGFTLFSALCTVAWNIHSLITFRIIQGIFGGLIIPTTMTMIYQFIDKEKQAFAMSLWSLSSMLAPAFGPTLGGWLTGYFGWKSLFVINLPIGLIAIGVALKCLPFQRQNTGSRSFDLPGFVTVILSSAFIILAFNKGGAWGWTSWNTLTLLLVGAAALTYFIRRELSIQEPLLNLKVFRQSRFTYSLIINCIITVALYSGTFLIPVFLQDIQQSTPLKTALVLLPGSIVMAVLSPVVGKLYSWIGPFWLILGGILLLSASTWELAHITMAVTHTRVAVLMAVRNVGIALAFMPVTNAGMSAVPRAITGHASSVTNWVRQATGALSIAVFSSLLASRSLAHQQELADGPARTAGSLLKAQGMTMGVQDIFLIATAVGLLAIPLTFLLRSGSGKPAAAPAPQAEA, from the coding sequence TTGAGCAGTCCGGCGGCAAAACATTCATCATTCTGGCTGATTATTCTGGCCATCTTTTTCGGAAATTTCATGGCCATTCTCAGTACGACCACCATTAACGTAGCGTTCCCGGTCTTTCTGAACGACTTCCACGCCGGGATCAGCACCGTACAATGGATGATTACCGGCTATCTGCTTGCTACCGGCGTCATTGCGCCTGTGGTGGGTTATTTCGGGGATAAATGGAGCTATAAGGTTCTGTACGTATTCGCCCTGTCGGGCTTCACCTTGTTCTCGGCACTGTGCACGGTGGCCTGGAATATTCATTCCCTGATTACCTTCCGCATTATCCAGGGGATATTCGGCGGCCTGATCATCCCTACTACCATGACGATGATTTATCAGTTCATCGACAAAGAAAAGCAGGCCTTCGCCATGAGCCTCTGGAGCCTGTCCTCGATGCTGGCGCCTGCCTTCGGCCCGACACTCGGCGGCTGGCTGACCGGATACTTCGGCTGGAAATCGCTGTTCGTGATCAATCTGCCGATTGGCCTGATTGCCATTGGCGTAGCTCTCAAGTGCCTGCCCTTCCAGCGGCAGAACACCGGGAGCAGAAGCTTCGATCTGCCGGGCTTCGTCACAGTCATTCTAAGCAGCGCCTTCATTATTCTGGCGTTCAATAAAGGGGGCGCCTGGGGCTGGACGTCATGGAATACCCTGACCTTGCTGCTGGTTGGGGCGGCGGCCTTAACGTATTTCATCCGCAGGGAGCTGTCGATCCAGGAGCCGCTGCTGAATCTGAAGGTATTCCGGCAGAGCCGGTTCACCTACAGCCTGATCATCAACTGCATTATTACCGTTGCGTTATACTCGGGAACCTTCCTGATCCCGGTCTTCCTGCAGGATATTCAGCAGTCTACCCCGCTGAAGACCGCGCTGGTGCTGTTGCCGGGCTCCATCGTGATGGCTGTTCTGTCACCGGTGGTCGGCAAGCTGTACTCCTGGATCGGCCCGTTCTGGCTCATCCTTGGCGGCATTCTGCTGCTAAGCGCCTCAACCTGGGAGCTTGCCCACATCACGATGGCCGTGACTCATACCCGTGTGGCGGTGCTTATGGCGGTGCGCAATGTCGGCATTGCACTGGCCTTCATGCCGGTGACCAATGCCGGAATGTCGGCGGTGCCAAGAGCCATTACCGGGCATGCCTCCTCTGTAACCAACTGGGTCCGCCAGGCTACAGGTGCCTTGTCCATTGCCGTATTCAGCTCGCTGCTCGCTTCCAGATCGCTGGCCCATCAGCAGGAGCTGGCGGATGGGCCAGCCCGGACAGCCGGTTCTCTGCTGAAGGCGCAGGGTATGACAATGGGCGTGCAGGATATTTTCCTGATCGCTACGGCAGTGGGGCTGCTGGCTATTCCGCTGACCTTTCTCCTGAGAAGCGGCAGCGGCAAGCCTGCAGCGGCCCCTGCTCCGCAGGCAGAGGCTTGA
- a CDS encoding ATP-grasp domain-containing protein: MNFIFFSPHFPKNSTDFCTHLREQGATVLGIGDAAYDQLEDKLKSALTEYYKVSNLESYEEILRAVGYFTHKYGKIDRFESLNEYWLEQDAAIRTDFNIYGTKSDFVHNLKQKSKMKEFFRKSGVSTVQFSTGTTRVSVESFIQSAGFPLVVKPDLGSGASNTYKINNEEELQHFFDTKPEDVAFIIEEFIDGVIFTYDGLVDRDGNVRFAVSHLFENSVMDVVNTDNHLYYFCLREISPEVEEAGRSILQAFDIRERFFHIELFKSHKDGRIIALEVNMRPPGAWMTDAINFAYDVNVYKEWASMVVHNEVGGPYEGKYYTGYASRKNHKHYAHSHEDIYRAFGGKIVNYDEIEEVFSRAMGNRAYQFRSPELSEVRDIRGYIQQEEG; the protein is encoded by the coding sequence ATGAACTTTATTTTCTTTTCCCCGCATTTCCCCAAGAACAGCACTGATTTCTGTACGCATCTGCGGGAGCAGGGAGCCACGGTGCTTGGGATTGGCGATGCAGCCTATGACCAGCTGGAGGACAAGCTGAAATCGGCATTGACCGAGTACTATAAGGTAAGCAACCTCGAGAGCTACGAGGAGATTCTGCGGGCTGTCGGTTATTTCACCCATAAATACGGCAAGATTGACCGCTTTGAGTCGCTGAATGAATACTGGCTGGAGCAGGATGCGGCGATCCGTACGGACTTCAACATCTACGGCACCAAGTCGGATTTCGTCCATAATCTGAAGCAGAAGTCCAAGATGAAGGAATTTTTCCGCAAAAGCGGGGTAAGCACCGTCCAGTTCTCCACCGGCACAACACGCGTGAGCGTCGAGAGCTTCATCCAGAGCGCGGGCTTTCCGCTGGTGGTGAAGCCCGATCTCGGCTCCGGGGCCAGTAATACGTACAAGATCAATAACGAAGAGGAGCTCCAGCACTTTTTTGACACGAAGCCGGAGGATGTAGCCTTCATTATTGAGGAATTCATAGACGGGGTTATCTTCACCTATGACGGGCTGGTGGACAGGGACGGGAATGTACGCTTCGCAGTCAGCCACCTGTTCGAGAACAGTGTGATGGATGTCGTCAATACGGACAATCACCTCTACTACTTCTGTCTGCGGGAGATCAGTCCAGAGGTCGAGGAGGCGGGCCGGAGCATTTTGCAGGCTTTTGACATCCGGGAACGGTTCTTCCATATCGAGCTGTTCAAATCGCACAAGGATGGCCGGATCATTGCCCTGGAAGTGAATATGCGACCGCCCGGCGCCTGGATGACTGATGCGATTAACTTCGCCTATGATGTCAATGTGTATAAGGAATGGGCCAGTATGGTAGTGCATAATGAGGTCGGCGGTCCATACGAAGGCAAATATTATACCGGCTATGCCAGCCGCAAGAATCATAAGCATTACGCTCACAGCCACGAGGACATCTACCGTGCATTCGGCGGGAAGATCGTCAATTATGACGAGATTGAGGAGGTCTTCAGCAGAGCGATGGGCAACCGCGCTTATCAGTTCCGTTCACCCGAGCTTTCGGAGGTCAGAGACATTAGAGGCTATATTCAACAAGAAGAGGGATAG
- the greA gene encoding transcription elongation factor GreA gives MSNNDEVFLTKEGLAKLEEELRELKGAGRKELAARLKLAISYGDLKENSEYHSAKEDQSFMETRIMILEKMLIKAQIVDASNMDLSTVSVGCIVILNDVEYSEKIEYRVVGPAEADVLDNKISYESPLGKELIGKKVGDIISVNAPMGIIKYELLEIKML, from the coding sequence ATGTCTAATAATGACGAAGTATTTTTGACCAAAGAAGGCTTGGCCAAGCTGGAGGAAGAGCTGAGGGAACTGAAGGGAGCAGGGCGCAAGGAGCTTGCAGCCCGGCTTAAGCTGGCGATCAGCTACGGCGATCTGAAGGAGAACAGCGAATACCACTCCGCCAAGGAGGATCAATCCTTCATGGAGACCCGCATTATGATTCTCGAGAAGATGCTGATCAAGGCACAGATTGTGGATGCCAGCAATATGGATCTGAGTACAGTCAGCGTAGGCTGCATCGTTATCCTCAACGATGTGGAGTACTCGGAGAAGATCGAATATAGAGTGGTTGGACCGGCGGAAGCCGATGTGCTGGACAACAAGATTTCCTACGAGAGCCCGCTCGGCAAAGAGCTGATCGGCAAAAAGGTAGGCGATATCATCAGCGTCAATGCCCCGATGGGGATCATCAAATACGAGCTGCTTGAGATCAAAATGCTGTAA
- a CDS encoding nitric oxide synthase oxygenase → MKHTVPQHSTQELIRQAESFITACYQELGLTEGERDLRLAEIREEVQRTGTYRHTAEELAHGARMAWRHNSRCIGRLFWHSLEVIDARRAETVAEVAEALLHHMEHANNGGRIRPVITVFRSEEEQDRAIRIWNHQLIRYAGYPGDGEHPRAGDPASDEFTAVCLRLGWQGTGGDFDILPLVISIGREEPRYFPIPPGLAQEVPLSHPEIPQFTELGLRWYSVPIVSDMCLEIGGIRYPAAPFNGWYMETEIGSRNFGDTDRYNRLPAVADLLGLDRSTNTSLWKDRALLELNRAVLHSFKQAGVSIVDHHTAADQFVRFQEQEQQQGREVSGKWGWLIPPMSPSSTPIWNDNKLRDLQLSPRFVYRKKQQADSGQHEAAEAKGCPFHQSMKSD, encoded by the coding sequence ATGAAACACACAGTTCCACAGCATAGCACTCAGGAGCTGATCCGGCAGGCGGAGTCCTTCATTACGGCCTGCTATCAGGAGCTGGGGTTAACAGAGGGTGAACGGGACCTTCGTCTGGCGGAGATACGCGAAGAGGTGCAGCGCACAGGTACATACAGGCATACGGCAGAAGAGCTGGCGCACGGGGCAAGGATGGCCTGGCGCCATAACAGCCGCTGCATCGGAAGACTGTTCTGGCATTCCCTAGAGGTGATTGACGCCCGCAGAGCAGAGACTGTAGCGGAGGTCGCGGAGGCGCTGCTGCATCATATGGAGCATGCGAATAACGGCGGCCGTATCCGGCCGGTCATTACCGTCTTCCGCAGTGAAGAGGAGCAAGACCGTGCAATCCGGATCTGGAATCATCAGCTGATCCGCTATGCCGGTTATCCCGGGGACGGGGAGCATCCGCGTGCCGGTGATCCGGCTTCGGATGAATTCACCGCCGTCTGCCTCAGGCTGGGCTGGCAGGGCACAGGCGGGGATTTCGACATTTTGCCGCTCGTGATCAGCATCGGCCGGGAGGAGCCCCGTTACTTCCCAATCCCCCCAGGACTTGCGCAGGAGGTTCCGCTCAGCCATCCGGAGATTCCGCAGTTCACGGAGCTGGGCCTGCGCTGGTACTCCGTTCCGATTGTCTCGGACATGTGTCTGGAGATCGGCGGCATCCGTTACCCGGCAGCGCCATTCAACGGCTGGTACATGGAGACGGAGATCGGCTCGCGGAATTTCGGCGATACGGACCGCTACAACCGTCTGCCTGCGGTAGCTGACCTGCTAGGCCTGGACCGGTCCACTAATACCTCGCTGTGGAAGGACCGGGCGCTGCTGGAATTGAACCGGGCTGTCCTCCATTCCTTCAAGCAGGCTGGGGTCAGTATTGTGGACCATCATACTGCCGCAGACCAGTTCGTCCGCTTCCAGGAACAGGAGCAGCAGCAGGGACGGGAAGTATCCGGCAAGTGGGGCTGGCTGATTCCGCCGATGTCGCCTTCCTCCACGCCGATCTGGAATGACAACAAGCTGCGAGATTTGCAGCTAAGCCCGCGCTTCGTCTACCGGAAGAAGCAACAGGCGGACTCTGGGCAGCATGAGGCTGCGGAAGCGAAGGGCTGTCCTTTTCATCAGTCCATGAAGAGTGATTGA
- a CDS encoding EcsC family protein, whose translation MPEADNTGSGGPPETPEMLYAALKEITKWEKEQNRLMIWDRITRLPFKLLDAITPKVIHEKVGRLLDELGGYIQNGGNYLVAGRKVGKLMEETSRAAGAPSTGPYPLAVMDAVALKLAERSRNTATAQGATTGFGGIFTLAADIPAVLGLSLKAIQEIGLCYGYDPTDKAERIFTVKVMQFASSDVVGKRTLLKELNLQAGGDGNILAATQETVSRIQGWKEVVTVYRDNWGWKKLLQTVPVAGMFFGAYLNRKTLEEVTEAARMLYRKRRIISRLAELEQR comes from the coding sequence ATGCCAGAAGCGGACAATACCGGTTCAGGAGGGCCTCCGGAGACACCGGAGATGCTGTATGCCGCGCTTAAGGAGATTACCAAGTGGGAGAAAGAGCAGAATAGGCTGATGATCTGGGACCGGATTACCCGGTTGCCCTTCAAGCTGCTGGATGCAATCACGCCAAAGGTTATCCACGAGAAGGTAGGCCGGCTGCTTGATGAACTGGGCGGCTACATCCAGAACGGCGGCAACTATCTGGTGGCCGGGCGCAAGGTGGGCAAGCTGATGGAAGAGACAAGCCGGGCGGCGGGCGCTCCCTCTACCGGGCCTTACCCGCTGGCTGTCATGGATGCAGTGGCACTGAAGCTCGCGGAGCGGAGCCGGAATACGGCTACGGCTCAGGGGGCGACCACGGGCTTCGGCGGGATTTTTACACTGGCTGCCGATATTCCGGCTGTCCTGGGCCTCTCCTTGAAGGCGATTCAGGAGATCGGTTTGTGTTATGGCTACGATCCGACCGATAAGGCCGAGCGGATCTTCACCGTGAAGGTGATGCAGTTCGCCTCCTCCGATGTAGTGGGGAAGCGCACGCTGCTGAAGGAGCTGAATCTGCAGGCAGGGGGGGACGGCAACATTCTCGCCGCGACCCAGGAGACCGTCTCCAGGATTCAGGGCTGGAAGGAGGTAGTGACTGTATACCGCGACAATTGGGGCTGGAAAAAGCTGCTCCAGACCGTTCCGGTCGCAGGCATGTTCTTCGGCGCATACCTGAACCGGAAGACGCTGGAGGAGGTTACAGAGGCTGCGCGGATGCTCTACCGCAAACGACGGATTATCTCCAGGCTGGCAGAGCTGGAGCAGAGATGA
- a CDS encoding helix-turn-helix domain-containing protein, translated as MGTSRFPLFQQNFVLQARSTTHHWEGTGPLSIKTFRNGRAYYKTNLGHYAVEKEGYLLLNEGEQYGIAIESETEVDSFCVFFKTGFAEEFHRAIHVGTEKSLDDPFSESKQPLQFHTKSYRHSHLITALIENFKNSLPVLGSENLWLDEQYQNLIQALLNVHQKMAQEINTVLGTRPATREELFRRLTVAYEYLHAYYNQNVSLEEVSKVSCLSKNHLIRSFRHFFKRTPHQFILEKRILEAQRLLAQTDSNVTEISLSIGFDNVSSFNKVFKQRTGLSPRMFRKK; from the coding sequence ATGGGAACCTCTAGATTCCCTTTGTTCCAGCAAAACTTCGTGCTGCAGGCGCGAAGTACAACTCATCATTGGGAAGGCACCGGCCCCCTTTCGATCAAGACATTTCGGAATGGCCGGGCCTATTACAAAACAAATCTTGGTCATTATGCTGTGGAGAAAGAGGGCTACCTTCTTCTAAATGAGGGGGAGCAGTACGGAATAGCCATTGAGTCAGAGACAGAAGTCGACTCTTTTTGTGTCTTTTTCAAGACTGGCTTTGCTGAAGAATTTCATCGAGCCATTCATGTCGGAACAGAGAAGTCTTTGGACGATCCATTTTCAGAATCTAAGCAACCGTTGCAATTTCATACAAAGTCATACCGCCATAGTCATTTGATAACTGCGCTTATCGAGAACTTCAAGAATTCCTTACCTGTACTCGGCAGCGAGAATCTCTGGCTTGATGAACAGTATCAAAATCTAATTCAGGCACTGCTTAACGTCCATCAGAAGATGGCTCAAGAAATTAATACCGTCCTCGGCACACGCCCGGCCACCAGGGAGGAGCTGTTCCGGCGGTTGACCGTAGCATACGAATACTTGCATGCGTACTACAACCAAAATGTGTCTCTTGAAGAAGTCTCAAAGGTCTCATGTCTCTCTAAAAACCATCTGATCCGCAGCTTCCGCCACTTTTTCAAAAGAACGCCACACCAGTTCATCCTCGAAAAAAGGATACTTGAAGCACAGCGTCTCCTTGCTCAAACGGACAGCAATGTAACCGAGATTAGCCTAAGTATTGGCTTCGATAATGTCTCTTCCTTCAATAAGGTTTTTAAACAAAGAACGGGACTCTCACCCCGGATGTTTAGAAAAAAGTGA
- a CDS encoding esterase family protein has protein sequence MRISYHKEYSHNLGRDMEYKIYGHAGKPMLVFPTSLGRFYQYEDSGMIGTLSSFIEAGKLQIWACDSLDEETFFSTHWNNEDRVHRHEQYDKYIAHELIPGILHESKHNNGGTDQRILISGCSMGAYYSASFFFRYPHYFDTLIALSGVYSTYYFFGDYMSGNVYLNSPLHYLPGLTDEHYLNQYRSSTIIVCVGQGAYEDEMLHETRLLQEVLGQKGIPARIDYWGHDVSHDWPWWNKQIHYYVEGCLG, from the coding sequence ATGAGGATAAGCTACCATAAGGAGTACAGCCACAACCTGGGCAGAGACATGGAGTATAAAATATACGGCCACGCCGGCAAACCGATGCTCGTCTTCCCCACCTCGCTTGGACGCTTTTATCAATATGAGGATTCGGGCATGATCGGCACGCTCTCGTCCTTCATTGAAGCGGGCAAGCTGCAGATCTGGGCCTGCGACAGTCTGGATGAGGAGACCTTCTTCTCCACCCACTGGAACAATGAGGACCGTGTGCACCGCCATGAGCAGTATGACAAATATATTGCGCATGAGCTGATTCCCGGCATCCTCCATGAGAGCAAGCACAACAACGGCGGGACCGACCAGCGCATTCTGATCTCCGGCTGCTCGATGGGCGCTTATTACAGCGCCAGCTTCTTTTTCCGTTATCCGCACTATTTCGATACCTTGATCGCCCTGAGCGGCGTCTACTCCACCTACTACTTCTTCGGCGACTATATGAGCGGGAACGTCTATCTTAATTCACCGCTGCATTACCTGCCCGGGCTGACGGATGAGCATTATCTGAACCAGTACCGCAGCAGCACAATCATCGTCTGTGTCGGTCAAGGGGCGTATGAGGACGAGATGCTTCATGAGACCCGGCTGCTTCAGGAAGTGCTGGGGCAAAAGGGTATTCCGGCCAGGATCGACTACTGGGGCCATGATGTCAGCCATGATTGGCCATGGTGGAACAAGCAGATTCATTATTATGTGGAAGGCTGCCTGGGTTAG
- a CDS encoding AEC family transporter, which translates to MIQTVLTTLVEVIVPLSIPVAAGALLGRYKQLDTKPLLTLYLYFLSPAIILDTLATADISFDDVYKTLAFSLMNLFLLWGVATLIGKMLKLAPPEAAGLTLISTFTNSVNYGLPLVLLAFGQLGLDKASVYVIAQMVIVNTIGVYFAARSQFSVRSAVKSVFSLPAIYAAILALLLRALGLHMPHELASGVAMAAGAYSPVVLAILGAQMVKVQAAHTERNVQLAFWTGLTVRLVLAPLLAALVLLALNITGTLFSVLLILASMPVAVNSVVLAERFGSSPALVSRCIVWTTLASFLVLPVLIAAVGG; encoded by the coding sequence GTGATTCAGACTGTACTCACGACACTTGTTGAGGTTATCGTACCGCTGTCCATTCCGGTGGCTGCCGGAGCGCTGCTTGGACGGTATAAGCAGCTCGATACGAAGCCTCTGCTGACGCTGTACCTGTATTTTCTCAGTCCGGCTATTATTCTCGACACGCTGGCTACGGCAGATATCTCCTTCGATGATGTCTATAAGACACTGGCCTTCTCGCTCATGAACCTGTTTCTGCTGTGGGGTGTGGCGACCCTAATCGGTAAAATGCTGAAGCTGGCTCCGCCGGAGGCCGCCGGCCTGACGCTCATCTCCACCTTCACGAACAGCGTCAATTACGGCCTGCCGCTGGTACTGCTGGCCTTCGGCCAGCTGGGCCTGGACAAGGCATCGGTCTATGTCATCGCCCAGATGGTGATCGTGAATACGATCGGCGTGTATTTTGCCGCCCGGTCACAGTTCTCCGTGCGCAGCGCGGTGAAGTCCGTCTTCTCGCTGCCGGCCATCTACGCCGCCATCCTGGCGCTGCTGCTGCGGGCGCTGGGCCTGCATATGCCGCATGAGCTGGCCTCAGGCGTTGCGATGGCCGCCGGAGCATATTCGCCGGTAGTACTGGCGATCCTCGGCGCGCAGATGGTCAAGGTCCAGGCAGCACATACGGAGCGCAATGTGCAGCTGGCCTTCTGGACGGGGCTGACCGTCCGGCTGGTGCTGGCTCCGCTGCTGGCCGCGCTGGTGCTGCTTGCCCTGAACATCACAGGCACCCTGTTCTCGGTGCTGCTGATTCTGGCCTCCATGCCGGTGGCTGTCAATTCCGTCGTCCTGGCGGAACGCTTCGGCAGCTCGCCTGCGCTGGTCTCGCGCTGTATCGTCTGGACGACGCTGGCCTCCTTCCTGGTCCTGCCGGTGTTGATTGCGGCGGTGGGGGGATAG
- the rlmN gene encoding 23S rRNA (adenine(2503)-C(2))-methyltransferase RlmN: protein MNKESIYGLTLEQLTAWLLEHGHKKSRATAVWEWLYRKRITSFAEMDGMNQECIELLEEHYVFQTMEEHVKQESADGTVKFLFRLQDGNLIETVMMRQKYGLSVCVTTQVGCNIGCSFCASGLLAKSRDLTSGEIVEQIMKVQHYLDQAGLGQKVTHVVVMGIGEPFDNFQHLLNFLITIKDHKGLAIAGKGITVSTSGLADKIREFADANMQVNLAISLHAPNNELRTQIMKINRAIPIEKLMPAIDYYLEKTNRRITLEYILLKDINDREEHALELAALIGDRRQLANVNLIPYNPVDEHSQYQRSSRESVRAFFDTLKKQGVSVSTRLEQGVDIDAACGQLRSKQIKKTKGKAADTVLQ, encoded by the coding sequence ATGAATAAAGAATCCATTTATGGATTGACTTTGGAGCAATTGACAGCATGGCTGCTGGAGCATGGCCACAAGAAATCCCGGGCCACTGCGGTCTGGGAATGGCTGTACCGCAAGCGGATCACCAGCTTCGCCGAGATGGACGGAATGAATCAGGAATGCATAGAGCTGCTGGAAGAGCATTATGTGTTTCAGACGATGGAAGAGCATGTGAAGCAGGAATCGGCCGACGGTACGGTGAAGTTCCTCTTCCGCCTCCAGGACGGCAACCTGATTGAGACAGTGATGATGCGGCAGAAGTACGGCTTGTCCGTATGTGTCACCACTCAGGTCGGCTGTAATATCGGGTGCAGCTTCTGTGCAAGCGGGCTGCTGGCGAAGAGCCGGGACCTGACCAGCGGCGAGATCGTGGAGCAGATTATGAAGGTCCAGCATTATCTGGATCAGGCCGGTCTGGGCCAGAAGGTCACCCATGTCGTAGTTATGGGGATCGGCGAGCCGTTCGATAACTTCCAGCATCTGCTGAACTTCCTGATTACAATTAAGGATCACAAGGGCCTGGCGATTGCCGGCAAAGGAATCACCGTATCCACCAGCGGCCTGGCGGACAAAATCCGAGAATTCGCCGACGCCAATATGCAGGTTAATCTGGCGATCTCGCTGCACGCCCCGAATAATGAGCTGCGGACACAGATTATGAAGATTAACCGGGCCATTCCTATAGAGAAGTTAATGCCGGCGATTGATTACTATCTGGAGAAGACGAACCGGAGAATCACGCTGGAGTATATCCTGCTGAAGGATATCAATGACCGTGAGGAGCATGCGCTGGAGCTGGCTGCGTTAATCGGAGACCGCCGCCAGCTGGCGAACGTCAACCTGATTCCGTATAATCCTGTGGATGAGCATAGCCAGTATCAGCGGAGCAGTCGGGAGTCGGTGCGTGCGTTCTTCGATACGCTGAAGAAGCAGGGCGTCAGCGTCAGCACCCGGCTGGAGCAGGGCGTCGATATTGATGCGGCCTGCGGACAGCTGCGCAGCAAGCAGATTAAGAAGACCAAAGGCAAAGCCGCAGATACTGTGTTACAATAA